Proteins from a genomic interval of Ramlibacter algicola:
- the cheB gene encoding chemotaxis-specific protein-glutamate methyltransferase CheB: MTDASAMKDSGRAAIKVLVAEDSSVARLLLVRLLQSDPRIDVVGAVSDGDAALQFVQQAKPDVVLMDIHMPRMDGFEATRRIMESQPLPIVVCSAVSNTRDAAIAFRALEAGAIACIEKPLAQDDPQFAAKVAHLLETVRLMSEVKVVRRRPRPHAGAGPESLATKPPNGSCATAPRIVGIGASTGGPPVLQTILGGLPRSFPLPVLVVQHIAPGFLAGMVAWLAETTGLQVRIASYGIEPLPGHVYLAPDDFHMGIGAHGRIVLSRERPENHVRPAVSFLFRSLAEHCGPAAVGVLLTGMGHDGARELKAMNDRGAATIAQDQGSSVVHGMPGSAIALNAAAQILPPERIADALVALAHPVPG, encoded by the coding sequence GTGACCGATGCATCGGCCATGAAGGACTCGGGGCGCGCAGCCATCAAGGTGCTGGTGGCGGAGGACTCCAGCGTCGCGCGCCTGCTGCTGGTGCGCCTGCTGCAGTCCGACCCCCGCATCGATGTGGTCGGCGCCGTGAGCGACGGCGACGCGGCGTTGCAGTTCGTGCAGCAGGCCAAGCCCGACGTCGTCCTGATGGACATCCACATGCCACGGATGGACGGGTTCGAGGCCACGCGGCGGATCATGGAAAGCCAGCCGCTGCCGATCGTGGTGTGCAGCGCGGTCAGCAACACCCGGGACGCCGCGATCGCCTTTCGCGCCCTCGAGGCGGGCGCCATCGCCTGCATCGAGAAGCCGCTGGCCCAGGACGACCCGCAGTTCGCCGCCAAGGTGGCCCACCTCCTGGAAACGGTGCGGCTCATGTCGGAGGTGAAGGTGGTGCGCCGCCGGCCGCGGCCGCACGCGGGCGCCGGTCCGGAGTCGCTCGCGACGAAACCGCCCAACGGGAGCTGCGCGACCGCGCCGCGCATCGTGGGCATCGGCGCCTCCACCGGCGGGCCGCCGGTGCTGCAGACCATCCTGGGCGGCCTGCCGAGATCCTTCCCGCTGCCGGTGCTGGTGGTGCAGCACATCGCGCCGGGGTTCCTCGCGGGCATGGTGGCGTGGCTGGCGGAAACCACCGGCCTGCAGGTGCGCATCGCCTCCTACGGCATCGAGCCGCTGCCGGGCCACGTCTACCTCGCGCCCGACGACTTCCACATGGGCATCGGCGCGCACGGCCGCATCGTCCTCAGTCGCGAGCGGCCGGAGAACCACGTGCGCCCCGCCGTGTCGTTCCTGTTCCGCAGCCTGGCCGAGCACTGCGGGCCGGCCGCCGTGGGCGTGTTGCTCACCGGCATGGGCCACGACGGCGCCCGGGAACTGAAGGCCATGAACGACCGCGGCGCGGCGACCATCGCCCAGGACCAGGGCAGCTCGGTCGTGCACGGCATGCCGGGCTCGGCCATCGCGCTGAATGCCGCCGCGCAGATCCTGCCCCCCGAGCGCATCGCCGACGCGCTGGTCGCGCTCGCCCACCCCGTCCCCGGCTGA
- a CDS encoding EAL domain-containing protein encodes MPCSELRFLVVEDHEFQRAAMQRLLLSLGAEAVHVAEDGHTALRVLTDPDRPVDIVISDLSMPGMDGMELVRHLGESGSKVSLILASALDPALLSSIANMALAYKVRLLGVMGKPASAAKIMPMVEAHRIGISGRPEAEDSFPLETIAASWANNDFEPWFEPLVDFQTRKVCGLHAVPRWRHPERGLLDDHVFLPSIQARGLMEDFAWLMLQKSVARCRHWRARGLEAFVSVPLLFESWADVTLANRVRQSIRQADVEPRHVVLGLPEPAVDTDAARSLENLARLRVDGFGLALDNFGGGPLQVDRLALVAFTHLRVGPQFVRNVDRDDTARAGLAVALDLAAQLRLNVVATGIERDDEWLLLRDWGCNVGQGPGISPALPGDALLEWTRKWNSTAFLALDRHRERFGE; translated from the coding sequence ATGCCGTGCAGCGAACTGCGCTTCCTGGTCGTGGAAGACCACGAGTTCCAGCGGGCTGCCATGCAGCGCCTGCTGCTGTCGCTGGGGGCGGAGGCGGTCCATGTCGCCGAGGACGGCCACACTGCGCTGCGGGTCCTCACCGACCCTGACCGTCCCGTCGACATCGTCATCAGCGACCTGTCCATGCCCGGCATGGACGGCATGGAACTGGTGCGGCACCTGGGCGAAAGCGGCTCCAAGGTATCGCTGATCCTCGCCAGCGCACTCGACCCCGCGCTGCTCTCGTCGATCGCCAACATGGCCCTGGCCTACAAGGTGCGGCTGCTCGGGGTCATGGGCAAGCCTGCGTCCGCGGCCAAGATCATGCCGATGGTCGAGGCGCACCGCATCGGCATCAGCGGGCGCCCGGAGGCGGAAGACAGCTTCCCGCTCGAGACCATCGCGGCCAGCTGGGCCAACAACGACTTCGAGCCGTGGTTCGAGCCGCTCGTGGATTTCCAGACGCGCAAGGTCTGCGGCCTGCATGCCGTCCCGCGTTGGCGGCATCCGGAGCGCGGCTTGCTGGACGACCATGTCTTCCTGCCCTCCATCCAGGCGCGCGGCCTGATGGAGGACTTCGCCTGGCTCATGCTGCAGAAGAGCGTGGCGCGGTGCCGGCACTGGCGTGCGCGCGGGCTGGAGGCGTTCGTCTCCGTGCCCCTGCTCTTCGAATCCTGGGCCGACGTGACGCTGGCCAACCGGGTGCGGCAGTCCATCCGGCAAGCGGACGTCGAGCCGCGGCACGTCGTGCTCGGGTTGCCGGAACCGGCCGTCGACACCGACGCGGCCCGGTCGCTGGAGAACCTGGCTCGCCTGCGCGTGGACGGCTTCGGCCTGGCCCTGGACAACTTCGGCGGCGGGCCGCTGCAGGTCGACCGGCTGGCCCTGGTGGCCTTCACGCACCTGCGCGTCGGGCCGCAGTTCGTGCGCAACGTCGACCGCGACGACACGGCCCGCGCCGGGCTCGCGGTCGCGCTCGACCTGGCGGCCCAGCTGCGGCTGAACGTGGTCGCGACCGGCATCGAGCGCGACGACGAATGGCTGCTGCTTCGTGATTGGGGCTGCAACGTCGGCCAAGGTCCGGGCATCTCGCCGGCCTTGCCGGGCGATGCCCTGCTGGAATGGACGCGAAAGTGGAATTCGACGGCCTTCCTCGCGCTGGACCGGCACCGGGAGCGGTTCGGTGAGTGA
- a CDS encoding chemotaxis protein CheW, with amino-acid sequence MKQRATTAANDLASVLHARALALAQREEPVQHGVSIELLEFRLARDRYAIETRHVQEVLPLGDLTPVPCTPSFVAGVANVRGRITTVIDIRKFFGLPAQGLADVHHAVLVRSGDLELGVLAGAIAGVRTEQRGHLQPAVLPPDGVSGDYVMGMAADRLLVLDLPRMLADPRMIVNEEVNP; translated from the coding sequence GTGAAGCAGCGCGCGACCACCGCCGCCAACGACCTGGCCAGCGTCCTCCACGCGCGCGCCCTCGCGCTGGCGCAGCGCGAGGAGCCTGTGCAGCATGGCGTGAGCATCGAACTGCTCGAATTCCGGCTCGCCCGCGACCGTTACGCGATCGAGACGCGCCACGTGCAGGAAGTGCTGCCGCTCGGCGATTTGACGCCGGTTCCCTGCACGCCGTCCTTCGTCGCCGGCGTGGCCAACGTCCGCGGCCGCATCACGACGGTGATCGACATCCGCAAGTTCTTCGGCCTGCCCGCGCAAGGCCTTGCGGACGTGCACCACGCCGTGCTCGTGCGCAGCGGCGATCTCGAACTGGGCGTGCTGGCGGGTGCGATCGCCGGCGTGCGCACCGAGCAGCGCGGGCACCTGCAGCCCGCGGTGCTGCCGCCCGACGGCGTGTCGGGCGACTACGTGATGGGCATGGCGGCCGACCGGCTGCTCGTGCTGGACCTGCCGCGGATGCTGGCCGATCCGCGAATGATCGTGAACGAGGAAGTGAACCCATGA
- a CDS encoding PAS domain-containing sensor histidine kinase → MSPEDENVGSSETADRKPPRRSLARHLSELQLLLDQAPSFLALTQGREHVVAITNAAYLNLVGRPREDLVGKRIVEAVPELKEQGIEQLLDAVLDSGLQRTGAAVKIQFCDASTGAITERRVDFILQPIFDATSQTVGIFMQGLDVTDRELALEALRQADRNKDDFLAVLAHEMLNPLSASRVALQLLASTLTEAGPHTTRVLGLLQRQYEFLAALVEDLLDVSRIKLGKVSLTIEDVVLQEVVNTAIETARHRLDSGSHDLKVVAPPHAVTVRADRHRLVQVLTNLLINAAKFTPPRGTVSIELVQGSDEAQITVTDNGAGMTAEQAARAFDLFQQYSGQPAKGGGLGIGLALVRQLVELQGGAVRAHSPGPSQGTSITVSFPRAHQAASK, encoded by the coding sequence ATGTCGCCAGAGGACGAGAACGTTGGTTCCAGCGAGACTGCTGATCGCAAGCCTCCCCGTCGCTCGCTGGCGCGGCACCTCTCCGAGCTCCAGCTCCTGCTCGACCAGGCGCCCAGCTTCCTCGCATTGACCCAAGGCCGCGAGCACGTCGTCGCCATCACCAATGCGGCTTACCTGAACCTGGTCGGCCGCCCGCGTGAAGATCTCGTCGGCAAGCGCATCGTCGAGGCCGTCCCCGAGCTCAAGGAACAAGGGATCGAACAGCTGCTGGACGCCGTCCTCGACTCCGGCCTGCAGCGCACGGGGGCCGCCGTGAAGATCCAGTTCTGCGACGCGTCGACCGGTGCGATCACCGAGCGAAGGGTCGATTTCATCCTCCAGCCGATCTTCGACGCAACCAGCCAGACCGTGGGGATCTTCATGCAGGGTCTGGACGTCACGGACCGCGAGCTGGCGCTCGAAGCCCTGCGCCAGGCAGACCGCAACAAGGACGACTTCCTGGCGGTGCTCGCCCACGAGATGTTGAACCCGCTGTCCGCGAGCAGGGTGGCCCTCCAGCTGCTCGCGTCGACGCTGACCGAGGCAGGGCCGCACACGACCCGGGTGCTGGGCCTCCTCCAGCGGCAATACGAATTCCTGGCCGCCCTGGTCGAGGATCTGCTCGACGTGTCGAGGATCAAGCTTGGCAAGGTGTCCCTGACGATCGAGGACGTCGTGCTGCAGGAGGTCGTGAACACCGCGATCGAGACGGCGCGGCATCGGCTGGACTCCGGTTCCCACGACCTGAAAGTCGTGGCGCCTCCGCACGCAGTCACGGTCCGGGCCGACCGTCATCGGCTCGTCCAGGTGCTGACGAACCTGTTGATCAATGCAGCCAAGTTCACGCCACCCCGAGGCACCGTCTCGATCGAATTGGTGCAGGGATCGGACGAGGCGCAAATCACCGTCACTGACAACGGGGCAGGAATGACGGCAGAGCAGGCGGCGCGTGCGTTCGACCTGTTCCAGCAGTACTCGGGCCAGCCGGCCAAAGGTGGCGGATTGGGAATCGGCCTGGCTTTGGTGCGGCAGCTGGTGGAACTGCAAGGCGGGGCCGTGCGCGCCCACAGCCCTGGGCCGTCGCAGGGGACGTCCATCACCGTCAGTTTCCCCCGAGCACACCAGGCCGCCAGCAAGTAG
- a CDS encoding chemotaxis protein CheW, giving the protein MNGALQVVVFSVDGQRHALRVDAMQRVTPAAQVTPLPGAPAAVLGAIDVGGALLPVFSLRRHLGLADRALRLSDVFLIARTTKRSVALLVDEVEAVRMAPAPVVDVATLAPGVRGVDSVVRLDDGLLLIHDLERFLTDDEERALEAALREP; this is encoded by the coding sequence ATGAACGGCGCCCTGCAGGTGGTCGTGTTCAGCGTGGACGGCCAGCGCCACGCGTTGCGCGTGGACGCGATGCAGCGGGTCACGCCCGCGGCGCAGGTGACGCCGCTGCCCGGCGCGCCCGCCGCCGTCCTCGGCGCCATCGACGTCGGCGGCGCGCTGCTGCCCGTGTTCTCGCTGCGCCGGCACCTGGGACTGGCCGATCGGGCGCTGCGGCTGTCGGACGTGTTCCTGATCGCCCGCACCACGAAGCGCTCCGTCGCCCTGCTGGTCGATGAGGTCGAGGCGGTCCGCATGGCGCCTGCGCCGGTGGTGGACGTCGCCACGCTCGCCCCTGGGGTGCGTGGCGTGGACAGCGTGGTCCGGCTGGACGACGGCCTGCTCCTGATCCACGACCTGGAGCGTTTCCTGACCGACGACGAAGAGCGCGCCCTCGAGGCGGCGCTGCGCGAGCCATGA
- a CDS encoding cupin domain-containing protein, with translation MILRKNQVPAERAERETFGVSDTVRLSAAGGLSQYGAYVQVLHPGARSSNNHWHENEDEFLYVLSGEVTVTEQGHPEVLHQGDAA, from the coding sequence ATGATCCTCCGGAAGAACCAGGTGCCCGCCGAGCGCGCGGAGCGGGAAACCTTCGGTGTCTCGGACACCGTCCGGCTGTCAGCAGCGGGAGGCCTGTCGCAGTACGGCGCTTACGTGCAGGTCCTTCATCCCGGTGCCCGCTCGTCCAACAACCACTGGCACGAGAACGAAGACGAATTCCTCTACGTGCTGTCGGGCGAGGTGACCGTCACCGAGCAGGGCCACCCGGAAGTCCTGCACCAGGGCGACGCCGCGTGA
- a CDS encoding hybrid sensor histidine kinase/response regulator, whose product MSSTDDFLQQLRATFRVEAEEHLHVISTGLLQLERGGAPAQRHAIVEDVFRAAHSLKGAARAVELRDVESVCQALEDIFAAWKRRESEPTPAVLDQLHSRVTRAAALVGAPGYATTQPQRTHAVVPAFAPAAPAPAQPQPSAGAMPEAAPGAATVRVGVDALDARLLEAEEMLAVKLGAGQRVADLRGLAQRVQAWRRESAAAGGETRERLQALERQVTGLVRVAEQERTAVGKLVDELVANSKKLLQLPFSTIAAPLPALVRNLCREQGKEADLQVEGEDIVLDKQVLDTLKDPLIHLLRNCVDHGIEAPAERVRHGKPARAQVRLALQQLAGSKVQITLGDDGAGIDTAKVKASAVKHGAATGAEVAALTDAQAQALIFRSGVSTSPMLTELSGRGLGLAIVQERAVRLGGDVAVESRPGAGTTFRIVVPAMRATFRGILVQAAGRMLVLPTPHVERATIARGDAIRTVEGRDTIALDGRVLPVVRLAHLLELPDTQPTGAAARGTPLVIAGSGDERVAFAVDEVLDEQEFLAKPLLPPLVRVRNVASATVLPTGGIAFILHVGDLLHSARRAPPRPVEARDAPAPSSTPRPSILVAEDSITSRMLIKGILESAGYRVTTALDGLDAFNRLRAEAFDLVVSDVEMPRLNGFDLTARIRGDRKLAELPVVLVTALDSREHRERGVDVGANAYIVKSSFDQSTLLEAVGRLL is encoded by the coding sequence ATGAGCTCCACGGATGACTTCCTCCAGCAGCTGCGCGCGACCTTCCGCGTGGAGGCCGAGGAGCACCTGCACGTCATCTCCACCGGCCTGCTGCAGCTGGAACGCGGTGGCGCGCCCGCGCAGCGCCATGCCATCGTGGAGGATGTGTTCCGCGCGGCGCACAGCCTCAAGGGCGCCGCACGCGCGGTGGAGTTGCGCGACGTCGAATCGGTGTGCCAGGCGCTGGAAGACATCTTCGCGGCCTGGAAGCGGCGCGAGAGCGAGCCGACACCTGCCGTGCTGGACCAGCTGCATTCGCGGGTGACGCGCGCGGCGGCGCTGGTCGGTGCGCCGGGTTATGCAACGACGCAGCCGCAGCGCACGCACGCGGTCGTCCCCGCATTCGCGCCCGCGGCGCCTGCACCGGCGCAACCGCAGCCGTCGGCCGGCGCGATGCCCGAGGCCGCGCCCGGCGCGGCGACGGTGCGCGTGGGCGTCGACGCCCTCGACGCCCGCCTGCTCGAGGCGGAGGAAATGCTGGCGGTGAAGCTTGGAGCCGGCCAGCGCGTGGCGGACTTGCGCGGGCTGGCGCAGCGCGTGCAGGCCTGGCGCCGCGAGTCCGCCGCCGCGGGCGGCGAGACACGGGAGCGCTTGCAGGCCCTGGAGCGCCAGGTCACCGGCCTGGTCCGCGTGGCGGAGCAGGAGCGCACCGCCGTCGGCAAGCTGGTCGACGAGCTGGTGGCCAATTCGAAGAAGCTGCTGCAGCTGCCGTTCTCCACCATCGCGGCGCCGCTGCCCGCGCTGGTGCGCAACCTGTGCCGCGAACAGGGCAAGGAAGCGGACCTGCAGGTCGAGGGCGAGGACATCGTGCTGGACAAGCAGGTCCTCGACACGCTGAAGGATCCGCTGATCCACCTGCTGCGCAACTGCGTCGACCATGGCATCGAAGCGCCGGCCGAGCGCGTGCGGCACGGCAAGCCGGCGCGCGCGCAGGTGCGCCTGGCGCTGCAGCAGCTGGCGGGCAGCAAGGTGCAGATCACGCTCGGCGACGATGGCGCCGGCATCGACACGGCGAAGGTGAAGGCGTCGGCCGTGAAGCACGGCGCGGCCACCGGCGCGGAAGTGGCCGCACTGACCGACGCGCAGGCGCAGGCCCTCATCTTCCGGTCCGGCGTGTCCACCAGCCCGATGCTCACCGAGTTGTCCGGACGCGGCCTTGGCCTGGCCATCGTGCAGGAAAGGGCGGTCCGGCTCGGCGGCGACGTGGCGGTGGAAAGCCGACCCGGGGCGGGCACCACCTTTCGCATCGTCGTGCCGGCGATGCGGGCCACGTTCCGCGGCATCCTGGTGCAAGCGGCGGGACGGATGCTCGTGCTGCCGACGCCGCACGTCGAACGCGCCACGATCGCGCGCGGCGACGCCATCCGCACTGTCGAAGGCCGCGACACGATCGCGCTGGACGGCCGCGTGCTGCCGGTGGTGCGGCTGGCGCACTTGCTGGAGTTGCCGGACACGCAGCCCACCGGTGCTGCCGCAAGAGGCACGCCGCTGGTGATCGCGGGCAGCGGCGACGAGCGCGTGGCCTTCGCCGTCGACGAGGTGCTGGACGAACAGGAGTTCCTGGCCAAGCCGCTGCTGCCACCGCTGGTGCGCGTGCGCAACGTGGCTTCCGCGACCGTGCTGCCGACCGGCGGCATCGCATTCATCCTGCACGTGGGTGACCTGCTGCATTCGGCGCGCCGTGCGCCGCCGCGCCCGGTCGAGGCGCGCGACGCGCCCGCTCCGTCGTCGACTCCGAGGCCATCCATCCTGGTGGCCGAGGACTCCATCACCTCGCGCATGCTGATCAAGGGCATCCTGGAAAGCGCGGGCTATCGCGTGACCACCGCGCTGGACGGGCTGGACGCCTTCAACCGCCTGCGGGCCGAAGCCTTCGACCTCGTCGTGTCCGACGTGGAAATGCCGCGCCTGAACGGCTTCGACCTCACCGCGCGCATCCGCGGCGACCGCAAGCTCGCCGAGCTGCCGGTGGTGCTGGTGACGGCGCTGGACAGCCGCGAGCACCGCGAGCGCGGCGTCGACGTCGGCGCCAACGCCTACATCGTCAAGAGCAGCTTCGACCAGAGCACCCTGCTCGAAGCCGTGGGGCGGCTGCTGTGA
- a CDS encoding CheR family methyltransferase — translation MNNDSVAPAQWAHVSDAVAQHIGLHFPPERYDDLARGVRHAAQDLGLPDTAACIRTLTRSRMDVTQQQVLARHLTIGETYFLRDPHLLDALSRRVLPDLVRRRRGRDQRLRLWSAGCASGEEAYSLAILLHQLLPDIADWRVTITATDINPAALEKAAAGVYGEWSFRNVPASVKQSWFEQRPGGRYVVSPALRKLVNFEFLNLVADEFPPRGSETSAMDVIFCRNVLMYFTPPQVARAVARLHGSLVHGGWLAVSPSETSQDLFAAFSTVNYPGAILYRKSADAAKTLPTAPLAAHVAAAPVQAAPPSAARHARSLADEGRLAEALAWCERWVAADKLDPAAHYLLAMVLAEQGAHEGARASLRRAVFLEPGFVLAHFALGNIARQEGRGIDAARHFATVQRLLDSHQPGDLLPHGDGLNAGRLAHIVRSMPAGRDTS, via the coding sequence ATGAACAACGACAGCGTCGCCCCGGCGCAGTGGGCGCACGTCAGCGACGCGGTGGCACAGCACATCGGGCTGCACTTCCCGCCGGAGCGCTACGACGACCTCGCGCGCGGCGTGCGCCACGCCGCGCAGGACCTCGGCCTGCCCGACACGGCGGCATGCATCCGCACCTTGACCCGGTCGCGGATGGACGTGACGCAGCAGCAGGTGCTGGCGCGCCACCTCACCATCGGCGAAACCTACTTCCTGCGTGACCCGCACCTGCTCGACGCGCTGTCGCGGCGGGTGCTTCCCGACCTGGTCCGGCGCCGCCGCGGGCGCGACCAGCGGCTGCGGCTCTGGAGCGCCGGCTGCGCGAGCGGCGAGGAGGCCTATTCGCTCGCGATCCTGCTGCACCAGCTGCTGCCGGACATCGCCGACTGGCGCGTCACGATCACGGCTACCGACATCAATCCGGCCGCGCTGGAGAAGGCCGCCGCCGGCGTCTACGGCGAGTGGTCGTTCCGCAACGTGCCTGCGTCGGTCAAGCAGTCCTGGTTCGAGCAGCGCCCGGGTGGCCGCTACGTGGTCTCGCCGGCCCTGCGCAAGCTCGTGAACTTCGAGTTCCTGAACCTCGTCGCCGACGAGTTCCCGCCGCGGGGGAGCGAGACCAGTGCGATGGACGTGATCTTCTGCCGCAACGTGCTGATGTACTTCACGCCGCCGCAGGTCGCGCGCGCAGTGGCCAGGTTGCACGGCTCGCTGGTGCACGGCGGCTGGCTGGCCGTCAGCCCGAGCGAAACCTCGCAGGACCTCTTCGCGGCGTTCTCCACGGTGAACTACCCGGGGGCGATCCTGTACCGCAAGAGCGCGGACGCGGCGAAGACGCTGCCCACCGCGCCGCTGGCCGCGCACGTTGCTGCGGCCCCGGTGCAAGCGGCGCCGCCGAGCGCCGCGCGACACGCGCGCTCCCTTGCCGACGAGGGCCGGCTCGCCGAGGCGCTGGCCTGGTGCGAGCGCTGGGTCGCCGCCGACAAGCTCGACCCCGCGGCGCACTACCTGCTCGCCATGGTGCTGGCCGAGCAGGGCGCGCATGAAGGCGCGCGGGCGTCGTTGCGCCGGGCCGTCTTCCTGGAGCCCGGCTTCGTGCTGGCGCATTTCGCCCTCGGCAACATCGCGCGCCAGGAGGGGCGCGGCATCGACGCCGCGCGCCATTTCGCCACCGTGCAGCGGCTGCTGGACAGCCACCAGCCCGGCGACCTGCTGCCGCATGGAGACGGCCTGAATGCCGGCCGGCTCGCGCACATCGTGCGGTCCATGCCGGCAGGAAGGGACACGTCGTGA
- a CDS encoding methyl-accepting chemotaxis protein, with amino-acid sequence MKWNVGTKIATGFGLSLVIFMLVGAASYFATSELIQASNLRKHSYLLLEELDRVLPLLREAELGSRSYYLTEEQGFLEESRAAAERLPGVLQRVRAATLDNPRQQQRLDALEPLVRTRLDHVRNTSKLFGTEGLKGTMQRIKSGQSLTVDGDIARLVGEMQAEGRALLKERVEEADTNGENARRTIVLGTGAALALALLAGFLITRNISVPLQQLTACAERIKAGDIRVDVPAKDRSDEVGALALAFGQMTHYLREIANAAEQMAAGDLRTTINAQSADDLLGIAFQRMSATLRQQIGDIVEAANVLGASASEIVASTAQLAASASQSAAAVAETTATVEEVRQTAELASQKARHVSDTAQKAVQGSHDGRKSADDVGAGMTRIRQQMDAIATSMAGLSEHNQTIGQIIATVEDLAVQSNLLAVNAAIEAAKAGEHGKGFGVVAQEVRSLAAQSRQATGEVRAILGDIQAAAVQAVTATQQGGQAVEAGSRQTEIASDAIQALAGSVGEAAQAATQIAASSQQQLVGVDQVAAAMESIKQASSQNMVSARQLETAARNLNETGQRLQRIVAGYSL; translated from the coding sequence ATGAAGTGGAACGTCGGAACCAAGATCGCCACCGGCTTCGGGCTGTCGCTGGTCATCTTCATGCTGGTCGGCGCGGCCTCCTACTTCGCCACCTCTGAGCTGATCCAGGCCTCCAACCTGCGCAAGCACTCGTACCTGCTGCTCGAGGAGCTCGACCGCGTGCTGCCCTTGCTGCGCGAGGCGGAGCTGGGAAGCCGCAGCTACTACCTGACCGAGGAACAAGGCTTCCTGGAGGAGTCGCGTGCCGCCGCGGAACGCCTGCCGGGCGTGCTGCAGCGCGTGCGCGCGGCCACGCTCGACAACCCGCGGCAGCAGCAGCGCCTGGATGCGCTGGAGCCGCTGGTGCGCACCCGGCTCGACCACGTGCGCAACACCTCGAAGCTGTTCGGCACCGAGGGCCTGAAAGGCACGATGCAGCGGATCAAGTCCGGCCAGAGCCTCACGGTCGATGGCGACATCGCGCGCCTGGTCGGCGAGATGCAGGCCGAGGGGCGCGCGCTGCTGAAGGAACGCGTGGAGGAAGCGGACACCAACGGCGAGAACGCCCGCCGCACCATCGTGCTCGGCACGGGGGCGGCGCTGGCGCTGGCGCTGCTGGCGGGATTCCTGATCACCCGCAACATCTCCGTGCCGCTGCAGCAGTTGACGGCCTGCGCCGAGCGCATCAAGGCCGGCGACATCCGCGTCGACGTTCCCGCGAAGGACCGCAGCGACGAGGTCGGCGCGCTGGCGCTGGCCTTCGGCCAGATGACGCACTACCTGCGCGAGATCGCGAACGCCGCGGAGCAGATGGCCGCCGGCGACCTGCGCACCACCATCAACGCGCAATCTGCCGACGACCTGCTGGGCATCGCTTTCCAGCGCATGAGCGCCACCTTGCGGCAGCAGATCGGCGACATCGTCGAAGCCGCCAACGTGCTGGGCGCATCGGCCAGCGAGATCGTCGCCTCGACGGCCCAGTTGGCCGCCAGCGCCAGCCAGTCGGCGGCCGCTGTGGCCGAGACGACGGCCACGGTGGAGGAGGTGCGGCAGACCGCGGAACTCGCGAGCCAGAAGGCGCGGCACGTGTCCGACACCGCGCAGAAGGCGGTGCAGGGATCGCACGATGGGCGCAAGTCGGCGGACGACGTCGGCGCCGGCATGACCCGCATCCGCCAGCAGATGGACGCCATCGCCACCAGCATGGCCGGCCTGTCGGAGCACAACCAGACCATCGGCCAGATCATCGCCACGGTGGAAGACCTCGCGGTCCAGTCCAACCTGTTGGCCGTCAACGCCGCCATCGAGGCGGCGAAGGCCGGCGAGCACGGCAAGGGCTTCGGCGTGGTGGCGCAGGAGGTGCGCAGCCTGGCGGCGCAATCGCGGCAGGCCACCGGCGAGGTGCGCGCCATCCTCGGCGACATCCAGGCCGCTGCCGTGCAGGCGGTGACCGCGACGCAGCAGGGCGGGCAGGCCGTCGAGGCCGGCAGCCGCCAGACCGAGATCGCCAGCGACGCGATCCAGGCGCTGGCCGGCAGCGTGGGCGAAGCGGCTCAGGCCGCGACGCAGATCGCCGCGTCGAGCCAGCAGCAGCTGGTCGGCGTCGACCAGGTGGCCGCCGCGATGGAGAGCATCAAGCAGGCGAGCAGCCAGAACATGGTGAGCGCGCGCCAGCTGGAAACCGCTGCGCGCAACCTGAACGAGACGGGGCAGCGGCTGCAGCGGATCGTCGCCGGCTACAGCCTGTAG